One genomic segment of Verrucomicrobiia bacterium includes these proteins:
- a CDS encoding ABC transporter permease, protein MKPPPGTVGRLLQAGGPFLGLLLVCGLFALTEERAFIFTGGNLKNILTQTVIVAIGALGMTLIIIGGGIDLSVGSAVAFTGVLGARLLVAGWSPWATLLAIVLTGGAIGLLNGTIIAFCRMMPFIVTLGMMGIVRGSAKWLGGNQTINAPPDSPVGLLMARENPSGFWPLPPGVWIALGLAAFMAFLLRETVFGRHVFAIGANETAARYSGVRVARVKASTYAISGLLVGLAGLLQMSRLTQGDPTVAIGLELDVIAAVVIGGASLGGGTGSILGSMIGALIMALLRNGTNQLGWQTYSQEIIIGSVIVLAVGLDQWRQSRRRA, encoded by the coding sequence ATGAAGCCGCCTCCGGGTACCGTGGGGCGGTTGTTGCAGGCGGGGGGGCCCTTTCTGGGACTCCTTCTGGTTTGCGGCCTCTTCGCCCTCACCGAGGAGCGCGCCTTCATCTTCACCGGAGGCAACCTCAAGAACATACTCACCCAGACGGTCATCGTGGCGATCGGTGCCCTGGGGATGACCCTCATCATCATTGGTGGCGGCATTGACCTCAGCGTCGGCTCCGCCGTGGCGTTCACGGGAGTGCTCGGGGCCCGCCTGCTCGTGGCCGGATGGTCACCGTGGGCCACCCTGCTGGCGATCGTCCTTACCGGGGGCGCGATCGGCCTGCTGAATGGCACGATCATCGCCTTCTGCCGGATGATGCCCTTCATCGTCACTTTGGGCATGATGGGCATCGTCCGCGGCTCCGCCAAATGGCTGGGCGGCAACCAGACGATCAACGCCCCCCCGGACTCTCCGGTGGGGCTCCTGATGGCCCGCGAGAATCCGTCCGGCTTCTGGCCGCTGCCTCCCGGGGTCTGGATCGCCCTCGGCCTCGCCGCCTTCATGGCTTTTCTGCTGCGCGAAACGGTGTTTGGGCGCCATGTGTTCGCGATCGGCGCCAACGAGACGGCCGCACGGTACAGCGGCGTCCGGGTCGCCCGCGTGAAGGCATCCACCTACGCCATTTCCGGTCTCCTGGTCGGCCTTGCCGGACTGCTGCAGATGTCCCGCCTGACCCAGGGCGATCCGACAGTGGCCATCGGGCTGGAACTGGATGTCATCGCCGCCGTGGTGATCGGGGGGGCCAGCCTGGGAGGCGGCACGGGCAGCATTCTCGGCTCCATGATTGGAGCCCTCATCATGGCGTTGTTGCGCAATGGCACCAACCAGCTGGGCTGGCAGACGTATTCGCAGGAGATCATCATCGGCAGCGTCATCGTGCTGGCGGTTGGCCTCGACCAATGGCGCCAGTCCCGCCGCCGGGCGTGA
- a CDS encoding substrate-binding domain-containing protein produces the protein MKSLLRAVMAAILSVPAFAADKPLTIAVIPKGTTHEFWKSIHAGAVKAEQELAAQGVPVRLFWKGPLREDDRDQQIQVVENFTARKVSGMVLAPLDSQALVAPVTSAAQAGVPTVVIDSDLNSTRQISFVATDNFKGGQMAGEFLAGRLGGAGNVILLRYQVGSASTEAREAGFLDALKKHPGLKLISSDQHAGATRELAYQAAQNLLNRFGREVNGIFCPNETSTIAMTKALRDIGRAAGQVTLVGFDSGTQSVLDLKNGDVQALVVQDPLKMGYLGVITLVEHLRGRTVEKRIDTGVSLVTPENMAEPEMAALLAPPIARYLKE, from the coding sequence ATGAAATCCCTGCTGCGTGCGGTCATGGCCGCCATCCTGTCGGTGCCGGCCTTTGCGGCGGACAAGCCGCTGACGATTGCGGTCATTCCCAAGGGCACCACCCATGAATTCTGGAAATCCATTCATGCCGGGGCGGTGAAGGCGGAGCAGGAACTGGCGGCGCAGGGGGTGCCGGTGCGGCTCTTTTGGAAGGGTCCGCTGCGGGAGGATGACCGCGACCAGCAGATCCAGGTGGTGGAGAATTTCACGGCGCGGAAAGTCAGCGGCATGGTGCTGGCCCCGCTGGACTCCCAGGCGCTGGTCGCCCCGGTGACCAGCGCCGCACAGGCCGGGGTGCCGACGGTGGTCATTGATTCGGACCTCAATTCCACCCGGCAGATCAGCTTTGTGGCGACCGACAATTTCAAGGGCGGCCAGATGGCGGGGGAGTTTCTCGCCGGGCGGCTTGGTGGTGCGGGGAACGTCATCCTCCTGCGCTACCAGGTCGGGAGTGCGAGCACCGAGGCGCGGGAGGCCGGGTTTCTGGATGCCCTCAAGAAGCATCCGGGCCTCAAACTGATCTCCTCCGACCAGCATGCGGGGGCCACGCGCGAACTGGCCTACCAGGCGGCCCAGAATCTCCTGAACCGTTTCGGGCGCGAGGTGAACGGGATCTTCTGTCCGAACGAAACCTCCACGATCGCCATGACCAAGGCACTGCGCGACATCGGGCGCGCCGCCGGCCAGGTGACCCTGGTCGGCTTTGACTCGGGCACCCAGTCGGTCCTGGATTTGAAAAACGGCGATGTGCAGGCGCTCGTGGTGCAGGACCCGCTGAAGATGGGCTACCTCGGCGTGATCACCCTGGTGGAGCATCTGCGCGGCCGGACTGTTGAGAAGCGGATTGACACCGGGGTGTCCCTGGTGACGCCGGAGAACATGGCCGAGCCTGAGATGGCCGCCCTGCTCGCGCCGCCCATCGCCCGCTACCTCAAGGAATGA
- a CDS encoding aminotransferase class I/II-fold pyridoxal phosphate-dependent enzyme, translating to MSSTRSFVADHVSGIPRSGIRDFFEVVQNTPGVISLGVGEPDFATPWNIREAAIYALERGRTQYTSNLGLPRLREAISRYVAANFAVAYEPKDQILVTVGVSEALDLALRAVLNAGDEVIYHEPCYVSYAPGVLLAHGRPVPVVCHAGDGFAVRPEAIEAAVTPRSKVLMLNFPTNPTGGTLSRPQLEAIASVVRRHDLLVISDEIYSELTFEGEHVSIASLPGMAERTLFLHGFSKAYAMTGFRIGYACGPAPLIEAMMKIHQYSMLCASIISQEAAIEALERGGEATAMMRDQYRLRRNFVVRALNDLGLSCHQPRGSFYAFPNVGRTGLSGREFALGLLREEQVACVPGGAFGAGGESFVRCCFATAMDQLEVAVERIGRFVARTGVDGDPGPGAPTAALTPAPAAVRA from the coding sequence ATGTCCAGCACCCGATCCTTCGTTGCCGACCATGTCTCGGGCATTCCCCGGTCCGGAATCCGGGACTTCTTCGAGGTGGTCCAGAACACCCCCGGGGTGATCTCCCTCGGCGTGGGCGAACCGGATTTCGCCACCCCTTGGAACATCCGCGAGGCGGCGATTTACGCCCTGGAGCGGGGACGCACCCAATACACGTCCAATCTCGGACTGCCCCGACTCCGCGAGGCGATCAGCCGGTACGTCGCGGCGAACTTCGCCGTCGCGTACGAACCGAAGGACCAGATCCTCGTCACGGTCGGCGTCAGCGAGGCGCTGGACCTGGCCCTGCGCGCGGTGCTGAACGCCGGGGACGAGGTGATCTACCATGAGCCGTGCTATGTGAGTTATGCCCCGGGGGTGCTGCTGGCGCACGGGCGGCCGGTGCCGGTGGTCTGCCATGCCGGGGACGGCTTCGCGGTGCGCCCCGAGGCCATCGAGGCCGCGGTGACGCCGCGGTCCAAGGTCCTCATGCTCAACTTCCCCACCAACCCGACCGGCGGCACCCTGTCGCGTCCGCAACTTGAGGCGATCGCGTCGGTGGTGCGACGCCATGACCTGCTGGTGATCTCCGACGAGATCTATTCCGAGCTCACCTTCGAGGGGGAGCATGTCTCCATCGCCTCGCTGCCCGGGATGGCGGAGCGCACGCTGTTCCTCCACGGGTTCTCCAAGGCCTACGCGATGACCGGGTTCCGCATCGGCTACGCCTGCGGCCCGGCGCCGTTGATCGAGGCCATGATGAAGATCCATCAGTACTCGATGCTGTGCGCCAGCATCATCTCCCAGGAGGCGGCGATCGAGGCCCTGGAACGTGGCGGCGAGGCCACGGCGATGATGCGCGACCAGTACCGGCTGCGCCGGAACTTCGTGGTCCGGGCCCTCAACGATCTGGGGCTCTCCTGTCACCAGCCCCGGGGCTCCTTCTACGCGTTTCCCAACGTCGGACGCACGGGCCTGAGCGGACGCGAGTTCGCCCTCGGACTGCTGCGCGAGGAGCAGGTGGCCTGCGTGCCCGGTGGCGCCTTTGGCGCCGGGGGCGAGTCGTTTGTGCGCTGCTGCTTTGCCACCGCCATGGATCAACTGGAGGTCGCGGTGGAGCGCATCGGCCGGTTCGTGGCACGGACCGGCGTTGACGGAGACCCCGGCCCCGGGGCCCCAACCGCGGCGTTGACGCCGGCGCCGGCCGCCGTCCGGGCCTGA
- a CDS encoding WecB/TagA/CpsF family glycosyltransferase, translating into MDAYVAPPRVNVLGVGISVLNLDTVVPVLDSALRSGQRGYITVTGVHGVIESQDDEALRRIHNASLLTTPDGMPMVWMGRFAGHGMMGRVYGPDLMERVFEWSRTRGVTHYFYGGQEGVVEVLSQRLAARFPGLRIVGTFTPPFRPLTDAERDALVAEVARVRPDFFWVGLSTPKQERFMAAHRDLLEARFLVGVGAAFDFFAGRVRQAPRWVQRSGFEWLYRLAMDFRRLWPRYSRIVPRFLWKAGWQLAGRRPPPLDTPVESVPPVPGASRNACP; encoded by the coding sequence GTGGACGCATATGTCGCTCCTCCGCGGGTCAACGTGCTGGGTGTGGGCATCTCGGTGTTGAATCTCGACACCGTGGTGCCGGTGTTGGACAGCGCCCTCCGCTCCGGACAGCGCGGGTACATCACGGTCACCGGGGTCCATGGGGTGATCGAGTCGCAGGACGACGAGGCACTGCGCCGCATCCACAATGCGTCCCTGCTGACCACGCCGGATGGCATGCCGATGGTGTGGATGGGCCGCTTTGCGGGGCACGGCATGATGGGACGGGTGTACGGACCGGATCTGATGGAGCGCGTGTTTGAATGGTCGCGGACCCGCGGGGTCACGCACTACTTCTACGGCGGCCAGGAGGGGGTTGTGGAGGTGCTCTCGCAACGGCTTGCGGCGCGGTTTCCCGGATTGCGGATTGTGGGCACCTTCACCCCGCCGTTTCGTCCGCTCACCGATGCGGAACGCGACGCCCTCGTGGCGGAGGTTGCGCGGGTGCGTCCTGATTTTTTCTGGGTCGGCCTCAGCACGCCGAAGCAGGAGCGATTCATGGCGGCGCACCGGGATTTGCTGGAGGCGCGATTTCTGGTGGGGGTGGGGGCGGCATTTGATTTCTTTGCCGGACGCGTCCGCCAGGCCCCGCGCTGGGTCCAGCGGAGCGGCTTCGAATGGTTGTATCGCCTGGCCATGGACTTCCGAAGGCTCTGGCCGCGCTATTCCCGCATTGTCCCGCGATTTCTTTGGAAGGCCGGCTGGCAACTGGCCGGGAGACGCCCGCCGCCGCTGGACACCCCCGTGGAATCCGTGCCGCCGGTCCCTGGCGCCTCGCGCAACGCTTGCCCGTGA
- a CDS encoding sulfotransferase, with amino-acid sequence MALTDLKGPGFATLFNLGGRVVGPAVNRFINLDPGELVEAARRRTGLDDFGGEDFMPALRELMASCDREADLNLVGRLAARSDASRILRNRLRVQADRTRHPAIAAQEIRRPLVVVGLPRSGTTLLHRLLSQDPANRVPLTWESMLPSPPPERATYRTDRRIEFADRQVGWFLRIAPHFQRIHPVGARLAEECVMLMSHSFASYQFDTMYRIPSYQAWLERQDLHGAYAIHRRLLQHLQWRCPGERWVLKAPNHLFALPTLVETYPDLNLIWTHRSPAEVIPSLASLCTELRRVFSDSVVARKTGPEVTRVWADGLARGLSALDRGVLPAGRVCHVSYESLATDAVSEVRRLYAHFDLPFTAAFEHRLRIFLQEFPRGRFGRHEYSMAAFGLDPGEERRRYQAYCERFGLNWPDDGAGGG; translated from the coding sequence ATGGCGCTGACCGACCTCAAGGGGCCGGGCTTCGCGACCCTATTCAACCTGGGTGGACGGGTCGTGGGCCCGGCGGTCAACCGGTTCATCAATCTCGACCCCGGGGAGCTTGTGGAGGCCGCCCGTCGCCGGACCGGGCTGGATGATTTCGGTGGCGAGGATTTCATGCCGGCGCTCCGGGAGTTGATGGCGTCCTGCGATCGGGAGGCCGACCTGAACCTCGTGGGGCGGTTGGCGGCGCGGAGCGATGCATCGCGCATCCTCAGGAACCGGCTCAGGGTGCAGGCCGACCGCACGCGCCATCCGGCGATCGCCGCCCAGGAGATCCGACGTCCCCTGGTGGTGGTGGGGCTCCCGCGCTCCGGCACCACGCTGCTGCACCGGCTCCTTTCGCAGGATCCGGCGAACCGGGTGCCGCTCACATGGGAGTCCATGCTGCCATCGCCCCCCCCCGAACGGGCCACCTACCGGACCGACCGGCGCATCGAGTTCGCCGACCGTCAGGTGGGCTGGTTCCTGCGCATCGCGCCGCACTTCCAGCGCATCCACCCGGTGGGTGCGCGGCTGGCCGAGGAGTGCGTGATGCTGATGAGCCACTCGTTTGCCAGCTACCAGTTCGACACCATGTACCGCATCCCGTCGTATCAGGCCTGGCTGGAGCGCCAGGACCTGCACGGGGCGTACGCGATCCACCGCCGGCTGTTGCAACATCTCCAGTGGCGTTGTCCCGGCGAACGCTGGGTGCTCAAGGCGCCCAACCATCTCTTCGCCCTCCCCACGCTGGTGGAGACCTATCCGGACCTGAATCTCATCTGGACCCACCGGTCGCCGGCGGAGGTGATCCCCTCGCTGGCCAGCCTGTGCACGGAGCTGCGACGGGTGTTCAGCGATTCCGTGGTGGCCAGGAAGACCGGTCCCGAGGTGACCCGGGTGTGGGCCGACGGGCTGGCGCGGGGTCTGTCGGCCCTCGACCGCGGGGTGCTCCCTGCCGGACGGGTGTGTCACGTCTCCTACGAGAGCCTCGCCACGGACGCGGTCTCCGAGGTGCGCCGCCTGTACGCCCACTTCGACCTCCCATTCACCGCCGCCTTCGAGCACCGCCTTCGCATCTTCCTGCAGGAATTCCCCCGGGGCCGCTTTGGCCGGCACGAGTACTCCATGGCCGCGTTCGGACTCGATCCGGGGGAGGAACGCCGCCGCTACCAGGCCTACTGCGAACGCTTCGGCCTGAACTGGCCCGACGACGGCGCCGGGGGCGGCTGA
- a CDS encoding inositol oxygenase, translated as MSPVTLATNQPLQSLDEVEDFYKERYPDPSGPAPARKPPVGFAPDKQETEFRNYEADARPTVREFYRLNHQFQTRDFVLAKKREFLGLNRREMGIWEAAEYLNQLVDDSDPDTDMSQLEHLLQTAEQIRRDGQPRWMILTGFVHDLGKILCLWGEPQWAVVGDTFVTGCAYDPRIVFPRFFEANPDFNNPDYQTRLGIYEEGCGLDAVDLSWGHDEYIYQVCKDHLPEEGLAMLRYHSFYPWHREGAYDFLCNARDRELLTWVQRFNPYDLYTKSHTKPDVKALKPFYDELIHEYFPDKLRW; from the coding sequence ATGAGCCCCGTCACCCTTGCGACGAACCAACCCCTGCAAAGCCTCGATGAAGTCGAGGATTTCTACAAGGAACGCTACCCGGATCCCTCCGGGCCGGCCCCTGCCCGCAAGCCGCCTGTGGGCTTCGCACCGGACAAGCAGGAGACGGAGTTCCGCAATTACGAGGCCGACGCACGACCCACGGTGCGCGAGTTCTACCGGCTCAATCACCAGTTTCAGACCCGGGATTTCGTGCTCGCCAAGAAGCGGGAATTTCTCGGACTCAACCGCCGCGAGATGGGGATCTGGGAGGCGGCCGAATACCTCAACCAGCTCGTGGACGACAGCGATCCCGACACCGACATGTCGCAGTTGGAGCACCTCCTGCAGACCGCCGAGCAGATCCGCAGGGATGGCCAGCCCCGATGGATGATCCTCACCGGGTTCGTTCACGACCTGGGGAAGATCCTGTGCCTCTGGGGGGAACCGCAATGGGCCGTGGTCGGCGACACGTTTGTCACCGGGTGCGCGTACGATCCGCGGATCGTGTTTCCGCGGTTCTTCGAGGCGAACCCGGATTTCAACAATCCGGACTACCAGACCCGCCTCGGCATCTACGAGGAGGGGTGCGGACTCGACGCCGTGGACCTCTCCTGGGGGCACGACGAGTACATCTACCAGGTCTGCAAGGACCACCTGCCGGAGGAGGGACTCGCCATGCTGCGATACCACAGCTTCTATCCCTGGCATCGCGAGGGTGCCTACGACTTCCTCTGCAATGCCCGCGACCGGGAGTTGCTCACCTGGGTCCAGCGGTTCAATCCGTACGATCTCTACACCAAGAGCCACACCAAGCCCGACGTGAAGGCCCTTAAGCCGTTCTACGACGAGCTCATCCACGAGTATTTTCCGGACAAGCTCCGCTGGTGA